In Candidatus Binatia bacterium, the genomic window CGAATCTCGGGTGCTTCCGAGATCGAAATCAAAGAGGTCGCTGTCGGAGAAGTCTGGTTTGTCGCGGGTCAGTCCAACGTCGCGAAATGGAGTCCGAGCAGCAAGGGAGCCCAGCGAGTGTCCCAAGCTGATATTCGGACTTACAAGCGCGGGGATTGGAATCGTCGAAACCGCTTTCGCCGCTACGTCGGTGAGGTTGCGTTCGCCGTCGGTGAGGAACTTTTTGCTCACTACGATGAGCTTGTCACCATCGGGATCGTCAATCTCGCTGTGCCCGGGACCAACATCCGCCATTGGATGCCGCCAGAGGTTTTGTACGAGGACTTCCCCCTCAATATCCGAGAAAGATATTCCCGGAAGAGCGGCGCGCCGGCGGGTGCCATCGGTCGGTTCTGGCGCAAATTGCATCAAAAAGTTCGCCCGTTCCCGGCGCGAGGTGTCCTCTGGTGGCAAGGCGAGTCCGATCATGGTTCTCGATATACGCCGGCCTTCGAGGCGTCGCTGATCGGCTTCGTGCGGGAGTGGCGCAAGCAATGGAACGAGACCGGATCGACGATGTATCCTTCCTGGGAGAATGTTGAGAACGATCTCCCGGTTACGCTTCCTTTTGTGGCGGTGCTGATTCCGAAAGGTGGCCGCCCGGGCCCGGCGGTAACGCCGTGGGACTGGGATGACGATATTCAGGTTCATTTCTTGCCGCATATCATCGAGACGCGGCCGCTTACGGGAGGTAGAGATGATCACCTGATGTACAAGGCTTTCCAGAACGCTGCGACAACACTGCCGGAGTTTGCGGTGGTGAATACCAAGGATATGAGCTTGCGGGATGCGGTCCATCCGCCCAATCGCGTTTCGGAGTATCCCCCGGTTCTTGTGGCCGCGATGTTGCATTTGGCCGGAGAGACCGAGGCTGTCGGACTTGCTCCCACCTTCGCGTCGCTGCAACGCATCGAAATACCGGATGGCCCCGACCGCTTGCGCATCGAATTCCTGCCTGGCACCGCAAAGCTTTTGCAGCCGAGCGGCGACGGTTCCGGCAACTCCTCGGCTACCGGCCGAGTCGATACCGTCGGGGCACTCCCTCTTCAGGGCCTCCAGATCTCGGATGGCTTCGAGTGGAAATGGGCTACTGCCGAAATCATTCCCGGCCCCTCCGGCGAAAACGACAGCCTTGAGATTTGGCATCCAGCGATTGAGCAACCCGTTGGTGTCAGTCACGGGATGAGTTCGGTGTCTCTCTGGGCAAATTTGTTCAGTGATGCCGGACTGAGTGCTTTGCCTTTCGAAGAAATGATTTGCGATTCGTCAGGCGGGCTTGTGGTGGAGAGTTCGGTGGCACCACTCCCCGCAGGATCGCTGACCATGAGCTTTAGCGACTTTTCCACGGACGCCGTTGGTTGGCATTGGGAACTAGGCGATGGCACGCGATCGTTCGGTCAAAGTTTTCAGTACAAGTATGCTGCGGCCGGGTGGTACCCGGTTCGGTTGACCGTCTGGTCGGATGTAGATTGTTCGACGCAGGAGTTCCTGGTGGCAGCCGGCGCTGTCCCGTCTCTCACGCCGACGCCGACGCCGACGCCGACACCGACACCGACACCGACACCGACACCGACACCGACACCGACACCCACACCGACACCCACACCGACACCCACACCGACGCCGACACCGACACCGACGCCGACACCGACGCCGACGCCGACACCGACACCGACACCGACACCGACACCGACACCGACACCGACACCGACACCGACACCGACACCGACACCGACACCGACACCGACACCGACACCGACACCGACA contains:
- a CDS encoding sialate O-acetylesterase, whose product is MAFACANPDQVQAQSNQVPAERLRIGSEIFADGMVLQRGMPIRVWGYARPHGRGTVTITLENADGTILRGPETVVADAYGDWRAALPAVEDATDPDEDYILRISGASEIEIKEVAVGEVWFVAGQSNVAKWSPSSKGAQRVSQADIRTYKRGDWNRRNRFRRYVGEVAFAVGEELFAHYDELVTIGIVNLAVPGTNIRHWMPPEVLYEDFPLNIRERYSRKSGAPAGAIGRFWRKLHQKVRPFPARGVLWWQGESDHGSRYTPAFEASLIGFVREWRKQWNETGSTMYPSWENVENDLPVTLPFVAVLIPKGGRPGPAVTPWDWDDDIQVHFLPHIIETRPLTGGRDDHLMYKAFQNAATTLPEFAVVNTKDMSLRDAVHPPNRVSEYPPVLVAAMLHLAGETEAVGLAPTFASLQRIEIPDGPDRLRIEFLPGTAKLLQPSGDGSGNSSATGRVDTVGALPLQGLQISDGFEWKWATAEIIPGPSGENDSLEIWHPAIEQPVGVSHGMSSVSLWANLFSDAGLSALPFEEMICDSSGGLVVESSVAPLPAGSLTMSFSDFSTDAVGWHWELGDGTRSFGQSFQYKYAAAGWYPVRLTVWSDVDCSTQEFLVAAGAVPSLTPTPTPTPTPTPTPTPTPTPTPTPTPTPTPTPTPTPTPTPTPTPTPTPTPTPTPTPTPTPTPTPTPTPTPTPTPTPTPTPTPT